In Panulirus ornatus isolate Po-2019 chromosome 9, ASM3632096v1, whole genome shotgun sequence, one genomic interval encodes:
- the LOC139750296 gene encoding uncharacterized protein: MAGLVADYGSSSEEEKDEDLAETLARRVTSEKAVNYFESPPDKEKEIKDSKPTESNKPEVLANPLRDNALSSPFDDDSSASVFFNPFHKAQEDKKLVLEKHVKMTENPKDVMEINGKKICWNYRKGRCKFGHKCKYAHDSDISLPSDSKEAQNSNVNSTTATLPYGDQGSQVLVAEPNVDELTTKKKKRPGLSDGIVPGKKVQKLYRKQQAKETPWLSKR, from the exons ATGGCTGGGCTGGTCGCCGACTATGGTTCTTCGTcggaggaggaaaaggatgagGATCTTGCTGAGACGTT AGCAAGGAGGGTCACAAGCGAAAAAGCTGTCAACTACTTTGAGTCTCCTCCagacaaagaaaaagagataaaagaTTCCAAGCCAACTGAATCCAATAAGCCTGAAGTCCTTGCAAATCCTCTTCGTGACAATGCACTTTCATCTCCCTTTGATGATGATTCATCAGCTTCAGTTTTCTTCAATCCATTTCATAAAGCACAGGAAGACAAGAAGTTGGTGCTGGAGAAACATGTCAAGATGACAGAAAATCCTAAAGATGTCATGGAAATCAATGGAAAGAAAATTTGCTGGAATTATAGGAAAGGTCGCTGCAAGTTTGGACACAAGTGCAAATATGCACATGATTCAGATATTAGCTTGCCTTCTGATTCTAAAGAAGCTCAAAACTCCAATGTGaattctactactgctactttgcCATATGGAGACCAAGGAAGTCAGGTTCTTGTAGCAGAACCTAATGTAGATGAattaacaacaaaaaagaaaaaacgcccTGGCTTATCTGATGGGATTGTTCCTGGAAAGAAGGTACAAAAATTGTATCGCAAACAACAAGCCAAAGAAACTCCATGGCTATCAAAGCGGTAA
- the LOC139750046 gene encoding adhesion G protein-coupled receptor L3-like: protein MMLRSTIYFVLLVAVQEAPVGASGLTSSKCTVDTICRDGSPHWPEPCSCDPACSQYGDCCPDAPRQNTVPATNLSNFLTPDSWSCRTYMSKYLCPEFAMGRFSINSSCFTRDFDRNLSIILPNLTIYLNETKTLYNRGEYEFVDKDFIRVCRSAEDVPVLNTVSRVLMLISLVCMFLHMCIFLVQHRRSSIPRLTHFLMVLSLFIAELFFLLAFNANENYVACVIYGSVTYYFFTMAFFWMNVISLDTCRAFCSPTYGRATIKTFLCYFAYATVVPLAMSTLAVVVDQFVSPEFVFHPNLGTDRCWFNNEWGLIAFFICPVFSILTINLFLYITSVHAIHKQQKLARFASRSVIKSYKSVYEMNLKNQAKAAASAEPSSVGRKCTFPPESTSATSLRFSPASLPESPSPRYVKCLQQQTRMKVLRHRLVIYGKVALIMGMTWVFGLMYVFVKSPVVAYLNVIFNCLQGTFIFVAFDCTKNNRRKLWKTLGSYSNREKDAETC from the exons atGATGCTTAGATCGACCATATACTTCGTCCTCCTGGTAGCCGTCCAGGAGGCGCCCGTCGGAGCCAGCGGGTTGACCTCCTCCAAGTGTACCGTGGACACCATCTGCCGGGACGGGTCTCCACACTG GCCTGAACCTTGCTCTTGTGACCCGGCGTGTAGTCAGTACGGCGACTGCTGCCCGGACGCCCCTCGTCAGAACACCGTTCCAGCCACCAATCTCTCGAATTTCCTCACCCCAGACAGCTGGAGCTGCAGGACCTACATGAGTAAATACTTGTGTCCTGAG tttGCCATGGGGCGTTTTTCCATCAATTCTTCTTGTTTTACGCGGGATTTTGATCGGAATCTTAGCATTATCTTGCCCAATTTAACAATTTACCTCAATGAAACGAAGACGTTGTACAACCGCGGCGAGTACGAGTTTGTTGACAAGGACTTCATCCGAGTGTGCCGGTCTGCAGAGGACGTCCCTGTTCTTAACACTGTCTCGAGAGTTCTCATGTTAATCTCACTGGTTTGTATGTTCCTCCACATGTGTATATTCCTGGTCCAGCACAGGCGGAGCAGCATCCCTCGACTGACCCATTTCCTGATGGTGCTTTCGCTCTTCATCGCCGAGCTGTTTTTTCTTCTGGCCTTCAATGCCAACGAGAACTACGTGGCCTGTGTTATCTATGGATCCGTCACCTACTATTTTTTCACCATGGCTTTTTTCTGGATGAATGTGATCAGTCTGGACACCTGTAGAGCATTCTGCTCTCCGACCTATGGAAGAGCCACTATAAAGACTTTCCTGTGTTACTTCGCCTATGCCACGGTGGTTCCGCTGGCCATGTCAACACTGGCCGTAGTCGTGGACCAGTTTGTGTCCCCGGAATTCGTATTTCATCCCAACCTGGGAACTGATCGCTGCTGGTTCAACAACGAGTGGGGTCTAATAGCCTTCTTCATCTGCCCAGTGTTCTCCATACTGACCATAAACCTCTTTCTGTACATAACATCAGTCCACGCGATACACAAGCAGCAGAAGTTGGCACGGTTCGCATCGCGGTCGGTTATAAAGAGTTACAAAAGTGTATACGAAATGAATTTGAAGAATCAGGCAAAGGCGGCTGCGAGCGCTGAGCCATCTTCAGTTGGCCGCAAGTGTACCTTTCCTCCAGAGAGCACAAGTGCGACCAGTCTGAGATTTAGTCCTGCAAGTCTTCCTGAGTCTCCCTCTCCCCGGTACGTCAAGTGTCTGCAGCAGCAGACTCGCATGAAAGTGCTACGACACCGCCTGGTCATCTACGGCAAGGTGGCGCTCATCATGGGCATGACCTGGGTCTTCGGCCTCATGTATGTCTTCGTCAAGTCACCGGTGGTGGCTTACCTCAATGTTATATTCAACTGCTTACAAGGTACATTCATCTTCGTAGCATTTGACTGCACGAAAAACAACAGGAGGAAGTTATGGAAGACACTAGGGAGCTACAGTAACAGAGAGAAGGATGCAGAAACCTGTTAG